Proteins encoded by one window of Cupriavidus sp. EM10:
- a CDS encoding FMN-dependent NADH-azoreductase gives MATLLHLNVSPRGDASTSRRAGQLVRDQLAAHHGELTVIERDLAAQPLPPIDAAFTNANMAVADGRTDADPAALALSETLIAELQAADVVLITTPMHNFTVPASLKTWIDLVVRTDRTFARTPQGKRGLLRDRPVLAVVSCGGRFSDDAASQRDFFSPYLTYVLETIGLKRVEILRMESTSRGPEYVARAFDQLRSWCATTVPALLA, from the coding sequence ATGGCAACCCTGCTTCACCTGAACGTCAGCCCGCGCGGCGACGCCTCCACCAGCCGGCGCGCGGGCCAGCTGGTGCGCGACCAACTGGCCGCCCACCATGGCGAACTGACCGTGATCGAACGCGACCTGGCCGCCCAGCCGCTGCCCCCTATCGATGCGGCGTTCACCAACGCCAACATGGCCGTGGCGGATGGGCGCACCGACGCCGACCCTGCCGCGCTGGCGCTGTCCGAAACGCTGATCGCCGAACTGCAGGCCGCCGACGTGGTGCTGATCACCACGCCAATGCACAACTTCACGGTGCCGGCGTCGCTGAAAACGTGGATCGACCTGGTCGTACGGACCGACCGCACGTTCGCCCGGACGCCGCAAGGCAAGCGGGGCCTGCTGCGCGACCGGCCGGTGCTGGCGGTGGTGTCGTGCGGCGGCCGGTTCTCGGACGATGCCGCGAGCCAGCGCGACTTCTTCAGCCCGTACCTGACCTATGTGCTGGAAACGATCGGGCTGAAGCGCGTGGAAATCCTGCGCATGGAAAGCACGTCGCGCGGCCCCGAATACGTGGCCCGAGCCTTCGACCAGCTCCGGTCGTGGTGCGCCACGACCGTGCCGGCGCTGCTGGCGTAG
- a CDS encoding GntR family transcriptional regulator produces MPEHIDPDMTAEAIADDIVAAIVSHRLPPGTKLREEALASVYRVSRTKVRAALLMLSKDKVIQIVPDKGAFVAKPSAEEAREVFAVRRILEAALAREFVARATPADYKRIEKHLTAERKSLAGNDAQTRTRLLGDFHIVLAEVAGNNVLTEIMRELSMRSAVITMLYQSRRDATCSSDEHRAFIEAAKAGDADRAVALMVEHLNHVESALHFEEVPAAARGKDLVAALLA; encoded by the coding sequence ATGCCCGAGCACATCGATCCCGATATGACCGCCGAGGCGATTGCCGACGATATCGTCGCGGCCATCGTCTCGCACCGGCTGCCGCCCGGCACCAAGCTGCGCGAGGAAGCACTGGCCAGCGTCTACCGCGTAAGCCGTACCAAGGTGCGCGCGGCGCTGCTGATGCTGTCCAAGGACAAGGTCATCCAGATCGTGCCGGACAAGGGTGCCTTCGTGGCCAAGCCCAGCGCCGAGGAAGCGCGCGAGGTCTTTGCCGTGCGCCGCATCCTGGAAGCCGCGCTGGCGCGAGAATTCGTGGCCCGCGCCACGCCGGCCGACTACAAGCGCATCGAGAAGCATCTGACGGCCGAGCGCAAGTCGCTGGCCGGCAACGACGCGCAGACGCGCACGCGGCTGCTGGGCGACTTCCACATCGTGCTGGCCGAGGTGGCGGGCAACAACGTGCTGACGGAAATCATGCGCGAGCTGTCGATGCGCAGCGCGGTCATCACCATGCTGTACCAGAGCCGGCGCGACGCCACCTGTTCGTCGGACGAGCACCGCGCCTTCATCGAGGCCGCCAAGGCAGGCGACGCCGATCGGGCCGTCGCGCTGATGGTGGAACACCTGAACCACGTCGAAAGCGCGCTGCACTTCGAGGAAGTACCGGCGGCCGCACGCGGCAAGGACCTGGTAGCGGCGTTGCTGGCATAG
- a CDS encoding LysR family transcriptional regulator — MDKLKQIEAFIAVVEHGSMAAAALTQNVTPVMIGRRINALEARIGVKLLHRSTRRIVVTEQGAAFMEQCKKALSDLDRAEMLIAEGKHKATGHLIVSAPAAFGRKHVAPHAPAFLAANPEVQISFNLTDRVVDLVREGYDLGIRIGGAIDPNFVAIKLASNKRVVCGTPAYFAKHGVPLTLEDLEKHNCLAFNLQGGQQRGWYFQQNGKTVTVRVNGNLDCNDGELLHRWTGESLGLGWRSTWEILPQLESGELITVLDEFALPDYDILAVYPQQRPVPAKIRFFIEHLKQAFAKPGYWTERGSSWTDAPQRQIA; from the coding sequence ATGGACAAACTCAAACAAATCGAAGCATTCATCGCCGTGGTGGAACACGGCAGCATGGCCGCGGCTGCCCTGACCCAGAACGTCACGCCGGTCATGATCGGCCGGCGCATCAACGCGCTGGAAGCGCGCATCGGCGTGAAGCTGCTGCACCGGTCCACCCGGCGCATCGTGGTGACCGAGCAGGGCGCGGCCTTCATGGAGCAGTGCAAGAAGGCGCTGTCCGACCTGGACCGCGCCGAGATGCTGATCGCCGAAGGCAAGCACAAGGCCACCGGGCATCTGATCGTCTCGGCACCGGCCGCCTTCGGCCGCAAGCACGTGGCGCCGCACGCGCCGGCGTTCCTGGCAGCCAATCCCGAAGTCCAGATATCGTTCAATCTGACCGACCGCGTGGTGGACCTGGTGCGCGAGGGCTATGACCTGGGCATCCGCATCGGCGGCGCCATCGACCCGAATTTCGTGGCGATCAAGCTGGCCAGCAACAAGCGCGTGGTGTGCGGCACGCCGGCCTACTTCGCCAAACATGGCGTCCCGCTTACGCTGGAAGACCTGGAAAAGCACAACTGCCTGGCGTTCAACCTGCAGGGCGGCCAGCAGCGCGGCTGGTACTTCCAGCAGAACGGCAAGACCGTGACCGTGCGGGTCAATGGCAACCTGGACTGCAACGACGGCGAACTGCTGCACCGCTGGACGGGAGAAAGCCTGGGACTGGGATGGCGGTCGACGTGGGAGATACTGCCGCAGCTGGAAAGCGGCGAACTAATCACTGTGCTCGATGAATTCGCGCTGCCCGACTACGACATCCTGGCCGTGTACCCGCAGCAGCGGCCCGTGCCGGCGAAGATCCGCTTCTTCATCGAACACCTGAAGCAGGCATTCGCAAAACCGGGGTATTGGACGGAGCGCGGCAGCAGCTGGACGGACGCGCCGCAGCGGCAGATCGCCTGA
- a CDS encoding carboxymuconolactone decarboxylase family protein, with the protein MDFQAFTQTAPDVYASLSGVSKAVTASGMDKALTELVKLRVSQINGCAFCLQFHLNIARKLDIDPRKFDLLAGWRDAGIYSGREMAALGWAEALTQLTDPQARDAALDKARAEFDEKELVFLAATVASINAWNRIAVGLHFPPPAAEANRSPA; encoded by the coding sequence ATGGATTTCCAGGCTTTCACGCAGACCGCGCCCGACGTGTACGCGTCGCTGAGCGGCGTCAGCAAGGCGGTGACCGCGTCCGGCATGGACAAGGCGCTGACCGAACTGGTGAAGCTGCGCGTCTCGCAGATCAACGGCTGCGCCTTCTGCCTGCAGTTCCACCTGAACATCGCCCGCAAGCTGGACATCGACCCGCGCAAGTTCGACCTGCTGGCCGGCTGGCGCGATGCCGGGATCTACTCCGGACGGGAAATGGCCGCGCTGGGCTGGGCCGAGGCGCTGACGCAACTGACCGACCCGCAGGCCCGCGATGCCGCGCTGGACAAGGCCCGGGCCGAGTTTGACGAGAAGGAGCTGGTGTTCCTGGCCGCCACCGTGGCATCGATCAACGCGTGGAACCGTATCGCCGTCGGGCTGCACTTCCCGCCGCCTGCGGCCGAAGCCAACCGGAGCCCGGCATGA
- a CDS encoding GNAT family N-acetyltransferase has protein sequence MSTTIATPIAIRRLETAAEVADAFPLMHQLRPHLADAAELVTRWRRQTGDGYHLAGLWDDGKLVALAGYRFADNLIVGHHMYVDDLVTDANARSGGYGRQLMDWLKAETKAAGCTQLVLDTPLTNVLGHRFYYRNGLLARALRFYFPIA, from the coding sequence ATGAGCACGACCATCGCAACCCCGATCGCGATCCGCCGCCTGGAAACGGCCGCCGAGGTGGCCGACGCCTTCCCGCTGATGCACCAGCTGCGCCCGCACCTGGCCGATGCCGCCGAGCTGGTCACGCGCTGGCGCCGCCAGACCGGCGACGGCTACCACCTGGCCGGGCTGTGGGATGACGGCAAGCTAGTGGCGCTGGCCGGCTACCGCTTCGCCGACAACCTGATCGTCGGCCACCATATGTATGTGGATGACCTGGTCACCGACGCCAACGCGCGCAGCGGTGGGTACGGCCGGCAGTTGATGGACTGGCTCAAGGCCGAAACCAAGGCGGCCGGGTGTACCCAGCTGGTGCTCGATACCCCGCTCACCAATGTGCTGGGGCACCGCTTCTATTACCGTAACGGCCTGCTGGCGCGGGCGCTGCGTTTCTATTTTCCGATCGCCTGA
- a CDS encoding GNAT family N-acetyltransferase: protein MTAALARKPFSLRDATPADVPAIHAIYAHHVQHGRASFEEVAPTADDMQQRLAEVLRKGLPYIVAERDGEILGYAYASSYRARSAYRFAIEDSIYIDHRHTGEGLGRALLAELIARCETGPWRQMVAVVALTSDGEGAGSVAVHERLGFRTVGRLESVGLKHGQWIDTVLMQRPLGVGNATLPDPDALR from the coding sequence ATGACTGCCGCCCTCGCCCGCAAGCCGTTCAGCCTGCGCGATGCCACCCCCGCCGACGTTCCCGCCATCCACGCCATCTACGCGCACCATGTCCAGCACGGCCGCGCCTCGTTCGAGGAAGTGGCGCCCACGGCCGACGACATGCAGCAGCGCCTTGCCGAGGTATTGCGCAAGGGCCTGCCCTATATCGTGGCCGAGCGCGATGGCGAGATCCTGGGATACGCCTATGCGTCGAGCTACCGCGCCCGCAGTGCGTACCGGTTCGCCATCGAGGACTCGATCTATATCGATCATCGCCACACCGGCGAAGGCCTGGGCCGCGCGCTGCTGGCCGAGCTGATCGCGCGCTGCGAGACCGGCCCGTGGCGCCAGATGGTGGCTGTGGTCGCGCTCACGTCCGATGGCGAAGGCGCGGGCTCGGTGGCCGTGCACGAGCGGCTGGGCTTCCGCACCGTTGGCCGGCTGGAATCGGTGGGCCTGAAGCACGGCCAGTGGATCGATACCGTGCTGATGCAGCGCCCGCTGGGTGTGGGCAACGCGACGCTGCCCGATCCCGACGCCCTGCGCTAA
- a CDS encoding MarR family winged helix-turn-helix transcriptional regulator, which yields MVETPAAKGKKDGAVAIPAPGEGKRGESGYLAYLLRQASAANRLHMERALADLGVTLPQFFVLTMLGAYPGVSGADVARLAMLTPQTVSVIMGNLEKMGAIVRQPHPVHGRIQTVALSDAGKALLAQCKVRATEVDKQLRAGLTPDEEAIVRRWLVSLAVPGADLAE from the coding sequence ATGGTAGAGACCCCGGCGGCCAAAGGGAAAAAGGACGGTGCCGTGGCGATTCCGGCACCGGGCGAAGGCAAGCGCGGCGAAAGCGGCTATCTGGCGTATCTGCTACGGCAGGCCAGCGCGGCCAACCGTCTGCATATGGAACGCGCGCTGGCCGACCTGGGCGTCACGCTGCCCCAGTTCTTCGTGCTGACGATGCTCGGGGCCTACCCCGGCGTTTCGGGGGCCGATGTCGCCCGGCTGGCAATGCTGACGCCGCAGACGGTGAGCGTGATCATGGGCAACCTCGAAAAGATGGGCGCAATCGTGCGCCAGCCGCATCCGGTGCATGGGCGCATCCAGACCGTGGCGCTCAGCGATGCCGGCAAGGCGCTACTGGCGCAGTGCAAGGTACGCGCGACCGAGGTCGACAAGCAGCTGCGTGCCGGGCTGACACCGGACGAGGAAGCGATCGTGCGGCGCTGGCTGGTCAGCCTGGCGGTGCCGGGCGCTGACCTGGCGGAATAA
- a CDS encoding ArgE/DapE family deacylase: MNPVDTTLTQYIDQHRPEQEAFLAELVKVPSDNPAGDCEAHGKRAKELLEGLGFKVEAHKVPEDKVKAAGMISATNLVVRKTFGQGGPTIAMNAHGDVVPPGLGWTKDPYGGEIADSEHGPVMYGRGVAVSKSDFATYAYAVLALQEAEKQGAKINGTVELQFTYDEETGGDIGPKFLLDEGVTKPDYAISAGFSYGITSAHNGCLHVEVTVKGKQGHAAMPHTGVDAIEAATHILHAVYGLRAELATRKSKVPGIDTATLNVGLIKGGINTNVVPDLVTFRVDRRMIPEEIGFDAEGELRAVVEKAAKERPGIEVKVERIILAEPLSELPGVDKLIGALKTRAESVFGVEIPVQGVPLYTDARHYTSRGIPTVLYGAGPRTLMEARGHNSDENLRLNDLNRATKVVALALSDLMG, translated from the coding sequence ATGAATCCCGTCGACACCACGCTGACCCAGTACATCGACCAGCACCGCCCCGAGCAGGAGGCATTCCTGGCCGAACTGGTCAAGGTGCCGTCCGACAACCCGGCCGGCGACTGCGAGGCCCACGGCAAGCGCGCCAAGGAACTGCTGGAAGGCCTGGGCTTCAAGGTGGAAGCGCACAAGGTGCCCGAGGACAAGGTCAAGGCGGCCGGCATGATCAGCGCCACCAACCTGGTGGTGCGCAAGACGTTCGGCCAGGGCGGTCCCACCATCGCCATGAACGCGCACGGCGACGTGGTGCCGCCGGGCCTGGGCTGGACCAAGGACCCGTACGGCGGCGAGATCGCGGACAGCGAGCACGGCCCGGTGATGTACGGCCGTGGCGTGGCGGTGTCGAAGTCGGACTTCGCCACCTACGCCTACGCCGTGCTGGCGCTGCAGGAAGCCGAGAAGCAGGGCGCGAAGATCAACGGCACCGTTGAACTGCAGTTCACGTACGACGAGGAAACGGGCGGCGACATCGGCCCGAAGTTCCTGCTCGACGAAGGCGTGACCAAGCCCGACTACGCGATCTCGGCCGGCTTCTCGTACGGCATCACGTCGGCGCACAACGGCTGCCTGCACGTGGAAGTGACCGTGAAGGGCAAGCAGGGCCACGCCGCCATGCCGCACACGGGCGTGGATGCCATCGAGGCCGCCACGCACATCCTGCACGCGGTCTATGGCCTGCGCGCCGAACTGGCCACGCGCAAGAGCAAGGTGCCGGGCATCGACACCGCCACGCTGAACGTCGGCCTGATCAAGGGCGGCATCAACACCAACGTGGTGCCTGACCTGGTCACGTTCCGCGTGGACCGCCGCATGATTCCGGAGGAGATTGGCTTCGATGCCGAAGGCGAACTGCGCGCCGTGGTGGAGAAGGCCGCGAAAGAGCGTCCGGGCATCGAGGTCAAGGTCGAGCGCATCATCCTGGCCGAACCGCTGTCGGAGCTGCCGGGCGTGGACAAGCTGATCGGCGCGCTGAAGACCCGTGCCGAGTCCGTGTTCGGCGTGGAGATCCCGGTGCAGGGCGTGCCGCTGTACACCGACGCGCGCCACTACACCAGCCGTGGCATCCCCACCGTGCTGTACGGCGCCGGCCCGCGCACGCTGATGGAAGCCCGCGGCCACAATTCCGACGAAAACCTGCGTCTGAACGACCTGAACCGCGCGACCAAGGTCGTGGCGCTGGCGCTGTCCGACCTGATGGGTTGA
- the arsC gene encoding arsenate reductase (glutaredoxin) (This arsenate reductase requires both glutathione and glutaredoxin to convert arsenate to arsenite, after which the efflux transporter formed by ArsA and ArsB can extrude the arsenite from the cell, providing resistance.) has translation MITIYHNPRCSKSRETLALVETAAQRLGEPVEIVEYLKSPPTLSTLRQLHTMLGVPVRDMIRDGEAVYKELDLADSGLTDAELLAAVADNPILLQRPVVVRNRRAVIGRPPENVSPLLA, from the coding sequence ATGATCACGATCTACCACAACCCCCGTTGCTCCAAGTCCCGCGAAACGCTGGCGCTGGTGGAAACGGCCGCGCAGCGTCTGGGCGAACCGGTGGAGATCGTCGAATACTTAAAATCGCCGCCCACGCTGTCGACGCTGCGCCAGCTCCATACGATGCTGGGCGTGCCGGTGCGCGACATGATTCGCGATGGGGAGGCCGTCTACAAGGAACTGGACCTGGCCGATTCGGGCCTGACCGACGCCGAACTGCTGGCAGCCGTTGCCGACAACCCGATCCTGCTGCAGCGTCCGGTGGTGGTCCGCAACCGCCGCGCCGTCATCGGGCGCCCGCCCGAGAACGTGTCGCCGCTGCTGGCGTAG
- a CDS encoding allantoate amidohydrolase: protein MAATPTPLSADTGTRIMAWADSLAVHTEQPGLLTRTYLTDAHHGAAAQLTEWMQAAGMTVRRDAAGNVIGRYEGTEPNAPALLTGSHFDTVRDAGRFDGNLGVILPIACVAEWNRQGKRFPFALEVVGFAEEEGVRFKATLLGSRAIAGTFDTNVLDNVDDSGKTMREVMRAAGFDAEQLPAARHDRSKVLAFIEVHIEQGPVLLNEGLPVGVVTAISGATRFIVELEGLAGHAGTVPMDMRRDAAMAGAEIGLFIEKRCGGKPGLVGTVGQFNVPNGATNVVPGRATFSIDIRAGVDAEREAAVNDVLAEIERVCARRNVRAQIRKTHEAASVPCAPWLQSQWAAAVARQDVPVRHLPSGAGHDAMAIAAIADVAMLFVRCGNGGISHHPTETMTAEDAQTAARVFADFVEHFHRPQ, encoded by the coding sequence ATGGCAGCAACCCCTACGCCGTTGTCCGCTGACACCGGCACCCGCATCATGGCCTGGGCCGACAGCCTGGCCGTTCATACCGAACAGCCCGGACTGCTCACCCGCACCTACCTGACCGACGCCCACCACGGCGCGGCCGCGCAGCTGACCGAATGGATGCAGGCGGCCGGCATGACCGTGCGCCGCGATGCCGCCGGCAACGTGATCGGCCGCTACGAAGGCACCGAACCCAACGCCCCCGCACTGCTGACCGGCTCGCACTTCGACACCGTGCGCGACGCCGGCCGCTTCGACGGCAACCTGGGCGTGATCCTGCCCATCGCCTGCGTGGCCGAGTGGAACCGCCAGGGCAAGCGCTTTCCGTTCGCGCTGGAAGTGGTCGGGTTTGCCGAGGAAGAGGGCGTGCGCTTCAAGGCCACGCTGCTGGGCAGCCGCGCCATCGCCGGCACGTTCGACACCAACGTGCTCGACAACGTCGACGACTCGGGCAAGACCATGCGCGAAGTGATGCGTGCCGCCGGCTTTGACGCCGAGCAACTGCCCGCCGCCAGACATGACCGCAGCAAGGTGCTGGCCTTCATCGAGGTGCATATCGAGCAGGGCCCGGTGCTGCTGAACGAAGGCCTGCCGGTTGGCGTGGTGACGGCCATCTCGGGCGCCACGCGGTTTATCGTCGAGCTCGAAGGCCTGGCCGGCCACGCCGGCACGGTGCCGATGGATATGCGCCGCGACGCCGCCATGGCCGGTGCCGAGATCGGCCTGTTCATCGAGAAGCGCTGCGGCGGCAAGCCGGGCCTGGTGGGCACGGTCGGCCAGTTCAACGTGCCGAACGGCGCCACCAACGTGGTGCCGGGCCGCGCGACGTTTTCCATCGATATCCGCGCCGGCGTCGACGCCGAGCGCGAGGCCGCCGTCAATGACGTGCTGGCCGAAATCGAACGTGTCTGCGCGCGCCGCAACGTGCGCGCCCAGATCCGCAAGACGCACGAGGCGGCCAGCGTGCCGTGCGCGCCGTGGCTGCAGTCGCAATGGGCGGCGGCCGTGGCGCGCCAGGACGTCCCCGTGCGTCACCTGCCCTCCGGTGCCGGCCATGACGCCATGGCCATCGCCGCCATCGCCGATGTGGCCATGCTGTTCGTCCGCTGCGGCAACGGCGGCATCAGCCACCATCCCACCGAGACCATGACGGCCGAAGACGCCCAGACTGCGGCGCGCGTGTTCGCGGATTTCGTCGAACACTTCCACCGTCCCCAATAG
- the gcl gene encoding glyoxylate carboligase, whose protein sequence is MPKMRAVDAAIAVLEKEGITTAFGVPGAAINPFYSAMRRAGSIRHLLARHVEGASHMAEGYTRAEPGNIGLCVGTSGPAGTDMITGLYSAWADSIPILCVTGQAPRARLYKEDFQAVDIESIAKPVTKWAVTVREPALVPQVFQQAFHLMRSGRPGPVLIDLPFDVQVAEIEFDPETYQPLQPYKPAATRAQIEKAISMLNQAERPLIVCGGGVINANADKLLVEFAELVNVPVVPTLMGWGVLADDHPLQAGMVGLQTSHRYGNATLLASDFVMGIGNRWANRHTGSIDVYTKGRKFVHVDIEPTQIGRVFGPDLGIVSDAKAALELFVEVAREMKMAGRLPCRKAWVADVQKRRRTMKRKSDFDNVPVKPQRVYREMNQYFPRDVRYVSTIGLSQIAAAQFLSVNQPRHWINCGQAGPLGWTIPAAIGVKTASPDSDIVAISGDYDFQFMIEELAVAAQFKVPYIHVVVNNSYLGLIRQAQRNFEMDYCVQLAFDNVNAPELEGYGVDHVKVVEGLGCKAIRVFKPEDIAPAFAEARDLMAEFSVPVVVEVILERVTNIAMGTEIDNINEFEPIEDLEDAEEAVLAEETITA, encoded by the coding sequence ATGCCGAAGATGAGAGCAGTCGACGCGGCCATCGCCGTGCTGGAAAAAGAAGGCATCACCACCGCGTTCGGCGTGCCCGGCGCCGCCATCAACCCGTTCTACTCGGCCATGCGCCGCGCCGGTTCGATCCGCCACCTGCTGGCCCGCCACGTGGAAGGCGCCTCGCACATGGCCGAGGGCTACACCCGTGCCGAACCGGGCAACATCGGCCTCTGCGTCGGTACCTCGGGCCCCGCCGGCACCGACATGATCACGGGTCTCTACTCGGCATGGGCCGATTCGATCCCCATTCTCTGCGTCACGGGCCAGGCTCCGCGCGCCCGCCTGTACAAGGAAGACTTCCAGGCCGTCGATATCGAATCGATCGCCAAGCCGGTGACCAAGTGGGCCGTGACCGTGCGCGAGCCGGCGCTGGTGCCGCAAGTGTTCCAGCAGGCGTTCCACCTGATGCGCTCGGGCCGTCCGGGTCCGGTGCTGATCGACCTGCCGTTCGACGTGCAAGTGGCCGAGATCGAATTCGATCCGGAAACGTACCAGCCGCTGCAGCCGTACAAGCCGGCCGCCACGCGCGCCCAGATCGAGAAGGCCATCAGCATGCTGAACCAGGCCGAGCGTCCGCTGATCGTCTGCGGCGGCGGCGTGATCAACGCCAACGCCGACAAGCTGCTGGTCGAGTTTGCCGAACTGGTCAACGTGCCGGTGGTGCCGACGCTGATGGGCTGGGGCGTGCTGGCCGACGACCACCCGCTGCAGGCCGGCATGGTGGGCCTGCAGACGTCGCACCGCTACGGCAATGCCACGCTGCTGGCGTCGGACTTCGTGATGGGCATCGGCAACCGCTGGGCCAACCGCCACACCGGCAGCATCGACGTCTACACCAAGGGCCGCAAGTTCGTGCACGTCGACATCGAGCCCACGCAGATTGGCCGCGTGTTCGGCCCGGACCTGGGCATCGTGTCCGACGCCAAGGCCGCGCTGGAGCTGTTCGTGGAAGTGGCGCGCGAAATGAAGATGGCCGGCCGCCTGCCGTGCCGCAAGGCCTGGGTGGCCGACGTGCAGAAGCGCCGCCGCACCATGAAGCGCAAGAGCGACTTCGACAACGTGCCGGTCAAGCCGCAGCGCGTGTACCGCGAGATGAACCAGTACTTCCCGCGCGACGTGCGCTACGTGTCGACGATCGGCCTGTCGCAGATCGCCGCCGCGCAGTTCCTGTCGGTCAACCAGCCGCGCCACTGGATCAACTGCGGCCAGGCCGGCCCGCTGGGCTGGACCATTCCCGCCGCCATCGGCGTGAAGACCGCGTCGCCCGATTCGGACATCGTGGCCATCTCCGGCGACTACGACTTCCAGTTCATGATCGAGGAACTGGCCGTGGCCGCGCAGTTCAAGGTGCCGTACATCCACGTGGTGGTGAACAACTCGTACCTGGGCCTGATCCGCCAGGCGCAGCGCAACTTCGAGATGGACTACTGCGTGCAGCTGGCCTTCGACAACGTCAACGCGCCCGAACTGGAAGGCTACGGCGTGGACCACGTGAAGGTGGTGGAAGGCCTGGGCTGCAAGGCGATCCGCGTGTTCAAGCCCGAGGACATCGCCCCGGCCTTTGCCGAGGCCCGCGACCTGATGGCCGAGTTCTCGGTGCCGGTGGTCGTCGAGGTGATCCTGGAGCGCGTGACCAACATCGCGATGGGCACCGAGATCGACAACATCAACGAGTTCGAGCCGATCGAGGACCTGGAAGACGCCGAAGAGGCCGTCCTGGCCGAAGAGACCATCACCGCGTAA
- a CDS encoding C4-dicarboxylate transporter DctA, which translates to MQHAVPTQRAAGRLHTRFTRSLFGQVLIALALGTLLGLAFPEFAAKLKPLGDGFIKLIKMLIGPVVFCVVVAGICGAGELKKVGRVGIKAVVYFEIVTTIALALGIVLAYVFQPGTGMNVNPRSLDISAMSAYIESADKVKSAGTVDFLMKLIPNTIMGAFTSGDVLQVLLVSVLFGCALSVVGEPGKPLVRLIDNFSATLFKMMGFIIKLAPLGVLGAVAFTVGKYGIGSLKQLGFLVILFYGAVVIFVLGVLGLILRLCGFSVLKLIRYLRAELLVVLGTASSDSVLPQVMKKLEYMGIKKSVVGLVIPTGYSFNLDAFSIYLTLAAVFIAQATNTPLALGDLLGILAVALVTSKGAHGIPGSAIVILAATLSAHPAIPAIGLVLVLSVDWFIGIARAVGNLIGNCVATVVVAAWERDIDRERAHGVLNGTIPAGELEEGLSASVEGVGEVPVPAPLPGTAPGR; encoded by the coding sequence ATGCAGCATGCCGTACCCACGCAGCGCGCCGCTGGCCGCCTGCACACCCGCTTCACGCGTTCCCTGTTCGGCCAGGTGCTGATCGCCCTGGCGCTCGGCACCCTGCTGGGCCTTGCCTTTCCCGAATTCGCCGCCAAGCTCAAGCCGCTGGGCGACGGCTTTATCAAGCTGATCAAGATGCTGATCGGCCCCGTGGTGTTCTGCGTGGTGGTGGCCGGCATCTGCGGCGCCGGCGAGCTCAAGAAGGTGGGCCGCGTGGGCATCAAGGCGGTGGTCTACTTCGAGATCGTCACGACCATCGCGCTGGCGCTGGGCATCGTGCTGGCCTACGTGTTCCAGCCGGGCACGGGCATGAACGTGAATCCGCGCAGCCTCGATATCTCGGCCATGTCCGCGTATATCGAGTCGGCGGACAAGGTGAAGAGCGCCGGCACGGTGGACTTCCTGATGAAGCTGATCCCCAACACGATCATGGGCGCGTTCACCAGCGGCGACGTGCTGCAGGTGCTGCTGGTGTCGGTGCTGTTCGGCTGCGCGCTGTCGGTGGTGGGCGAACCCGGCAAGCCGCTGGTGCGGCTGATCGACAACTTCTCGGCCACGCTGTTCAAGATGATGGGGTTCATCATCAAGCTGGCGCCGCTGGGCGTGCTGGGCGCCGTGGCGTTCACGGTGGGCAAGTACGGCATTGGCTCGCTCAAGCAGCTGGGCTTTCTGGTGATCCTGTTCTATGGCGCCGTGGTGATCTTCGTGCTGGGCGTGCTGGGGCTGATCCTGCGCCTGTGCGGCTTCTCGGTGCTGAAGCTGATCCGCTACCTGCGGGCCGAACTGCTGGTGGTGCTGGGCACGGCCTCGTCGGACAGCGTGCTGCCGCAGGTCATGAAAAAGCTTGAATACATGGGCATCAAGAAGTCGGTGGTGGGGCTGGTGATTCCCACCGGCTACTCGTTCAACCTCGATGCGTTCTCGATCTACCTGACGCTGGCGGCCGTGTTCATCGCACAGGCCACCAACACCCCGCTGGCGCTGGGCGACCTGCTGGGCATCCTGGCCGTGGCGCTGGTGACATCCAAGGGCGCGCACGGCATTCCGGGGTCGGCCATCGTGATCCTGGCGGCGACGCTGTCGGCCCACCCGGCCATCCCGGCCATCGGCCTGGTGCTGGTGCTGTCGGTGGACTGGTTCATCGGCATTGCCCGCGCCGTGGGCAACCTGATCGGCAACTGCGTGGCCACCGTGGTGGTGGCCGCCTGGGAACGCGATATCGACCGCGAGCGCGCCCACGGGGTGCTCAACGGCACGATCCCGGCCGGCGAGCTGGAGGAAGGGCTGTCGGCATCCGTGGAAGGCGTCGGGGAAGTCCCGGTGCCGGCGCCGCTGCCCGGCACGGCCCCGGGGCGCTAG